One genomic window of [Clostridium] scindens ATCC 35704 includes the following:
- a CDS encoding sulfatase-like hydrolase/transferase, whose product MKKQVIFLMTDTTRKDMVGCYGNPKMKTPNLDRLAEEGIRYENAYTCQPVCGPARSAIFTGTFPHTNGMVTNSIAMGDNVKTIGQRLHNHGISCGYIGKWHLDGSDYFGNGRCPEGWDPEYWYDMKTYLDELTDEEKVRSRDPKECYKDGFSEEFTYAHRCSDRAIKYLENHQDEDFFLSVSYDEPHGPSLCPEPFNHMFDGFKFESCPNFQDDLSKKPFMQRLWSGKNLHATEDEINQPSDGLSLFLGCNSFADYEIGRVLDKIREVAPDALVIFTSDHGDMLGAHRLFSKNAAAYKEVANIPLIIKGGERGYVEDAMASHIDIAPTILDYFGLPIPKLLEGKSMLPQIKNPEKEINDVVFTEFTRYEIDHDGFGGLQIMRAVMSKRYKLVIHLLDTDEFYDLENDPYEMNNLIEDKKYIEERNALHDKLIQHMNDTRDLYRGYQWSMRPWRTDFIPDWENEGYTRQRENEEYEPRQLDYDTGLPMEEAVRKKC is encoded by the coding sequence ATGAAAAAGCAAGTGATATTTCTGATGACAGATACGACCAGGAAAGATATGGTGGGATGCTATGGAAATCCGAAAATGAAGACACCAAATCTGGATCGTCTGGCAGAAGAAGGTATCCGTTATGAAAATGCATATACCTGTCAGCCGGTGTGCGGTCCAGCAAGAAGTGCAATTTTTACTGGTACATTTCCACATACGAACGGAATGGTAACGAACAGTATTGCAATGGGGGATAATGTTAAAACAATTGGACAGAGATTGCACAATCATGGGATTTCATGTGGGTATATTGGAAAATGGCATCTGGATGGATCTGATTATTTTGGAAATGGGCGATGTCCAGAAGGATGGGATCCGGAATACTGGTATGATATGAAAACATATCTGGATGAGTTGACGGATGAGGAAAAAGTAAGGTCCAGAGATCCAAAAGAATGTTATAAAGATGGTTTCTCAGAAGAATTTACTTATGCACATCGTTGTTCAGACCGTGCGATCAAATATTTAGAAAACCATCAGGACGAAGATTTCTTTTTAAGTGTATCCTATGATGAACCACATGGACCATCACTTTGTCCGGAGCCGTTTAACCATATGTTTGATGGATTTAAATTTGAAAGTTGTCCGAACTTTCAGGATGATCTTTCAAAAAAACCATTTATGCAGAGACTTTGGTCGGGAAAGAATCTGCATGCAACTGAAGATGAAATTAACCAGCCGTCAGATGGATTATCACTGTTCTTGGGATGCAATTCCTTTGCGGACTATGAAATTGGAAGAGTTTTAGATAAAATCCGGGAAGTTGCACCAGATGCACTGGTCATTTTTACTTCGGATCATGGCGATATGCTAGGTGCACACAGATTATTTTCTAAAAATGCAGCGGCATATAAAGAAGTCGCAAATATTCCATTGATTATTAAAGGTGGGGAAAGGGGATATGTAGAAGACGCAATGGCATCCCATATTGATATTGCACCAACGATTCTGGATTATTTTGGACTCCCGATTCCGAAATTACTGGAAGGAAAGAGTATGCTTCCACAGATTAAGAACCCGGAGAAAGAAATTAATGATGTAGTATTTACAGAGTTTACAAGATATGAGATAGATCATGATGGATTTGGTGGACTGCAGATTATGAGAGCAGTAATGTCTAAACGTTATAAACTGGTCATCCATCTTCTGGATACAGATGAATTCTATGATCTGGAAAATGACCCATATGAGATGAACAACCTGATCGAAGATAAGAAGTATATAGAAGAGCGCAATGCATTACATGATAAACTGATTCAGCATATGAACGATACGAGAGATTTATACCGTGGATATCAGTGGAGTATGCGTCCGTGGAGAACCGATTTTATTCCAGACTGGGAAAATGAAGGATATACA
- a CDS encoding helix-turn-helix transcriptional regulator yields MINVSGHFRNERRSIGFEDHSASLSVNCCGMQIFKTKDYTQNRAAGRVDYQLIYIHKGAGHYYLHKKWENLSAGNILLFRPHEPQTYSYYFEEHPEIYWIHFTGNECKEIIQKYNLHNCYIGEHSLLKTLFQEIIIELQIKKPYFEEMVLSNFLQILATIARSHQQILSPLENDFSINRLVIQLNQKYMDDWNIESMAEYCKLSTGYFSHLFKKRMGSAPMKYLTELRIEKAKELIATNSMNLSDIAQMVGFTDSLYFSRVFKKTTGIPPKEFQQSLLTSNTPDWWAD; encoded by the coding sequence ATGATTAACGTATCAGGTCACTTTAGAAACGAACGAAGATCCATTGGCTTTGAAGATCATTCCGCTTCACTGTCTGTAAATTGCTGTGGCATGCAGATCTTTAAAACTAAGGATTATACGCAGAATCGTGCAGCTGGTCGTGTAGATTACCAGTTAATCTACATCCATAAAGGAGCTGGACATTATTACCTGCACAAAAAATGGGAAAATCTGAGTGCCGGAAATATTCTGCTGTTCCGACCACATGAGCCTCAAACTTATTCTTATTATTTTGAAGAACATCCAGAAATCTATTGGATACACTTCACTGGAAATGAATGTAAAGAAATAATCCAAAAATACAACCTGCATAACTGTTATATCGGTGAACATAGTTTATTAAAAACGCTATTTCAGGAAATAATTATCGAATTACAAATAAAGAAACCCTATTTTGAAGAGATGGTGTTAAGTAATTTCCTACAGATTCTTGCTACCATCGCACGTTCTCATCAGCAGATTCTCTCTCCTCTTGAGAATGATTTTTCCATAAACCGCCTTGTAATCCAGTTGAATCAGAAATATATGGATGACTGGAACATAGAGTCTATGGCAGAGTATTGTAAACTCAGTACCGGATATTTCTCACATCTCTTCAAGAAACGTATGGGGAGTGCTCCTATGAAATATCTCACAGAACTTCGTATAGAAAAGGCAAAAGAATTGATTGCTACTAATTCCATGAATTTATCAGATATTGCTCAAATGGTAGGATTTACCGACTCCCTTTACTTTAGCCGAGTATTTAAAAAGACTACCGGAATTCCTCCAAAAGAATTCCAGCAGTCTTTGCTTACTTCAAATACT